The following proteins come from a genomic window of Nostoc sp. TCL26-01:
- a CDS encoding M23 family metallopeptidase, with protein sequence MNNRQQKVALSGAMLLALGLNIVGFITLSPAAKVVIAREAQQNKTAKGGWLAASFPVENFQAYTSPFGYRRSATGGVNWEFHSGLDIAAPQGSYIRNWWGGTVVKVSDRTACGTHIVIKSGEWEHTYCHMEGYVDSASGRRFLIDRAGGIQIWEGQTIPTGARIGRVGMTGRTTGPHLHWGMKYANNYVDPAMVLREMFSQQQIARDGSRINVQRSQVIIQESKNTRDSGY encoded by the coding sequence ATGAATAATAGGCAACAAAAAGTAGCACTTTCTGGAGCCATGCTATTAGCATTAGGTTTAAATATTGTTGGTTTCATCACTTTATCACCCGCAGCTAAAGTTGTTATAGCCAGAGAAGCACAGCAAAACAAAACAGCCAAAGGTGGTTGGCTAGCAGCGTCTTTCCCTGTAGAGAACTTTCAAGCATATACATCTCCTTTTGGCTATCGTCGTTCGGCTACAGGCGGCGTTAATTGGGAATTTCATAGTGGTTTAGATATTGCTGCACCACAGGGTAGCTACATTCGTAATTGGTGGGGTGGTACAGTTGTCAAGGTAAGCGATCGCACTGCTTGCGGTACTCACATAGTCATCAAATCAGGAGAATGGGAACACACTTATTGTCATATGGAGGGTTATGTTGATAGTGCTTCTGGGCGGCGTTTTTTGATTGATAGAGCAGGTGGTATCCAAATCTGGGAAGGTCAAACCATACCCACCGGCGCAAGAATTGGTAGAGTCGGGATGACTGGACGTACCACTGGCCCACACCTCCATTGGGGTATGAAGTATGCCAATAACTATGTAGATCCGGCAATGGTGTTGAGAGAGATGTTTTCTCAGCAGCAAATTGCTAGAGATGGATCAAGAATTAATGTACAGCGATCGCAAGTCATTATCCAAGAATCAAAGAATACCCGTGACTCTGGTTATTAG
- a CDS encoding FG-GAP-like repeat-containing protein, whose protein sequence is MTLTKTPTNIETSLQNTTLIVIDAGVPDYQLLLTGIAPTTPVLILHPQQDGIEQITALISQQQIHSLQIIAHGSPGNLQLGNTQLNLDNLHHYQQQLQQWQITDLLIYSCELAQGETGQAFINQLHQLTEANIAAATNKVGNSQQGGSWELEVVRGEISTTLAITTAATIAYPGILPSFDSASTYSVGSTPLSVTVADFNSDGKLDLVSANYFSDNLTILLGQSNGSFGSVSTYTVGSNPSSVAVGDFNGDGKFDLVSTNSDSNDLTVLLGQSNGSFGSVSTYSVGSRPFSVAVGDFNGDGKLDLVSANYFSNNLTVLLGQSNGSFGSVFTYSVGLLPESVAVGDFNGDSKLDLVSANEGSDNLTVLLGQSNGSFGSVSTYSVGSRPFSVAVGDFNGDGKLDLVSANYDSNNLSVLLGQSNGSFGSASTYTVGSNPISVAIADFNADGKLDLVSPNLGSNNLSVLLGQSNGSFGSVSTYTVGTNPRSVAIGDFNGDGKLDLVNANQGSNDLTVLQNTTPKVSISAGSNPTEGGANGSFTITLDTPAPTGGLVINFDTTGSTATSSDYTLVAGTNITNITANTFTIAAGQTTATLTVQASQDAVTDPNETVIVNLTAGSDYILGSNSTVNFTPATTSPYTVGSLPYSVAVGDFNGDGKLDLVSANLDSDNLTVLLGQGNGSFGSLSTYSVGSRPRSVEVGDFNGDGKLDLVSANYDSNNVTVLLGQGNGSFGSPSTYTVGFAPYSVTLGDFNGDGKLDLVSANFFGNKLTVLLGQGNGSFGSTATYTVGLSPLSVAVGDFNGDGKLDLVSANNGDSLTVLLGQSNGSFGSASTYIFGSQPNSVAVGDFNGDGKLDLVIANAGSHNLTVLLGQGNGNFGSVSTYSVGISPVSVKVGDFNGDGKLDLINVNNSSGNLTVLLGQGNGNFGSVSTYSVGLFPTSVAVGDFNGDGKLDLVNANYGNNNLTVLLNSNAATLTITDKPNNPPTLTNPISDQNAIQTVVFNFTLPANTFTDTDPDDSLTYTATLENGDNLPTWLSFNPNTQTFSGTPSAQDVSTLNIKVTATDKATASESDIFALVVKAALTGSSGADIIYGTENDDNILGGEGNDYLIGKGGNDYLDGGTGDDYAFGGAGNDTIIGGEGNDLLYGNEGNDTLNGGEGNDNLDGGPGNDTLIGGNGNDIYTVDSIGDTITETAEGGTRDKVNSSITWTLGENLENLTLIGNAAIDGTGNSLNNQIFGNNASNTLNGGDGDDWLVGQGGNDTLNGGAGNDRLDGGSGNDTLNGGAGNDIYEIDSVSDVITEAANEGTDTVISSVEFTLATNFENLTLVGSGNINGTGNDVSNRLVGNAGNNTLTGNGGGDYLSGEGGNDLLIGGAGNDTLVGGVGIDTFDLTGSRSAFDTILDFQAGETVLLLGSEFGLSQAGTLDAGLFRLGSAADNSTQRFIYNQATGALSFDSDGSGATAQVQIALFSNRVVLSNTNFTVVSGTPT, encoded by the coding sequence ATGACACTCACAAAAACACCCACAAATATTGAAACCTCACTCCAAAACACAACCCTGATTGTCATCGACGCAGGAGTGCCAGACTATCAATTACTACTAACAGGCATCGCACCCACAACACCAGTACTCATCCTCCACCCCCAGCAAGATGGCATCGAGCAAATTACCGCCCTGATTAGCCAGCAACAAATCCACAGCCTGCAAATCATCGCTCACGGTAGCCCAGGCAACTTGCAACTAGGCAACACCCAACTCAACCTAGATAACCTGCACCATTACCAACAGCAACTACAGCAGTGGCAAATCACAGATTTACTTATCTATAGCTGTGAACTAGCCCAAGGTGAAACAGGACAAGCCTTCATCAACCAACTACACCAACTGACAGAAGCAAATATTGCCGCCGCTACAAATAAAGTCGGCAATAGCCAACAAGGAGGCAGTTGGGAACTAGAAGTAGTCAGAGGTGAGATATCCACCACCCTAGCCATCACCACAGCAGCCACAATTGCCTACCCTGGAATATTACCGTCATTCGACTCTGCCTCCACCTACAGCGTCGGCTCAACTCCCCTGTCGGTGACAGTAGCAGACTTCAACAGCGACGGTAAGCTCGATTTAGTCAGTGCCAATTACTTCAGCGACAACCTGACAATACTGTTAGGGCAAAGCAATGGTAGCTTTGGTTCTGTTTCCACCTACACCGTCGGCTCAAATCCCTCCTCAGTAGCAGTAGGAGACTTCAACGGCGACGGCAAGTTCGACTTAGTCAGTACCAACTCTGACAGCAACGACCTGACAGTACTGTTAGGGCAAAGCAATGGCAGCTTTGGCTCTGTTTCCACCTACAGCGTCGGCTCACGTCCCTTTTCAGTAGCAGTAGGAGACTTCAACGGCGACGGCAAGCTCGACTTGGTTAGTGCCAACTATTTCAGCAACAACCTGACAGTACTGTTAGGGCAAAGCAATGGCAGCTTTGGCTCTGTTTTCACCTACAGCGTCGGCTTACTTCCTGAGTCAGTAGCAGTAGGAGACTTCAACGGCGACAGCAAGCTCGACTTAGTCAGTGCCAACGAAGGCAGCGACAATCTGACAGTACTGTTAGGGCAAAGCAATGGCAGCTTTGGCTCTGTTTCCACCTACAGCGTCGGCTCACGTCCCTTTTCAGTAGCAGTAGGAGACTTCAACGGCGACGGCAAGCTCGACTTGGTCAGTGCCAACTACGACAGCAACAACCTGAGTGTACTGTTAGGACAAAGCAATGGCAGCTTCGGTTCCGCCTCCACCTACACCGTTGGCTCAAATCCCATTTCAGTAGCAATAGCAGACTTCAACGCCGACGGCAAACTCGACTTGGTCAGTCCTAACCTCGGCAGCAACAACCTGAGTGTGCTGTTAGGGCAAAGCAATGGCAGCTTTGGCTCTGTTTCCACCTACACCGTCGGCACAAATCCCCGGTCAGTAGCAATAGGAGACTTCAACGGCGATGGCAAGCTCGACTTAGTCAATGCCAACCAAGGCAGCAACGACCTGACAGTACTGCAAAACACCACACCCAAGGTCAGCATCAGTGCAGGCAGCAACCCAACTGAAGGTGGTGCTAATGGTAGCTTCACTATTACCCTAGACACCCCAGCCCCCACAGGTGGGTTAGTCATCAACTTCGACACCACAGGCAGCACCGCCACCAGCAGCGACTACACCCTAGTCGCCGGCACAAATATCACCAATATCACCGCCAACACCTTCACCATCGCCGCAGGACAAACCACAGCCACCCTCACAGTCCAAGCCAGTCAAGATGCTGTCACTGACCCCAACGAAACCGTCATCGTCAACCTCACAGCCGGCTCCGACTACATCCTCGGCTCTAACAGCACCGTTAACTTTACCCCCGCCACCACCTCCCCCTACACCGTCGGCTCACTTCCCTATTCAGTAGCAGTAGGAGACTTCAACGGCGACGGCAAGCTCGACTTAGTCAGTGCCAACTTAGACAGCGACAACCTGACAGTGCTGTTAGGGCAAGGTAATGGTAGCTTTGGCTCTCTTTCCACCTACAGCGTCGGCTCACGTCCCCGGTCAGTGGAAGTAGGAGACTTCAACGGTGACGGCAAGCTCGACTTGGTCAGTGCCAACTACGACAGCAACAACGTGACAGTGCTGTTAGGGCAAGGTAATGGCAGCTTTGGCTCACCTTCCACCTACACCGTCGGCTTCGCTCCTTATTCAGTGACGCTAGGAGACTTCAACGGCGACGGCAAGCTCGACTTGGTCAGTGCCAACTTTTTCGGCAACAAACTGACAGTGTTGTTAGGGCAAGGTAATGGCAGCTTTGGCTCTACTGCCACTTACACCGTCGGTTTAAGTCCCTTGTCAGTAGCAGTAGGAGACTTCAACGGCGACGGTAAACTTGACTTGGTCAGTGCAAACAACGGCGACAGCTTGACGGTACTGTTAGGGCAAAGCAATGGCAGCTTTGGCTCTGCTTCTACTTACATCTTCGGCTCACAACCCAATTCAGTAGCAGTAGGAGACTTCAACGGCGACGGCAAGCTCGACTTGGTCATTGCCAACGCTGGCAGTCACAACCTGACAGTGCTGTTAGGACAAGGCAATGGCAACTTTGGCTCGGTTTCTACCTACAGCGTCGGCATAAGTCCCGTGTCGGTAAAAGTAGGAGACTTCAACGGCGACGGCAAACTCGACTTGATTAATGTAAACAATAGTAGTGGAAACCTGACAGTGCTTTTAGGGCAAGGCAATGGCAACTTTGGCTCGGTTTCTACCTACAGCGTCGGCTTATTTCCCACTTCAGTAGCAGTAGGAGACTTCAACGGCGACGGCAAACTCGACTTGGTCAACGCCAACTACGGCAACAACAACCTAACAGTGCTGCTAAATAGCAATGCAGCTACCCTCACTATCACTGATAAACCTAACAACCCCCCTACGCTTACCAACCCTATCTCTGACCAAAACGCTATCCAAACCGTCGTCTTTAACTTTACCCTACCCGCCAACACCTTTACTGACACTGACCCAGATGATAGCCTCACCTACACTGCTACTTTAGAAAATGGCGATAATCTCCCCACTTGGTTGAGTTTCAACCCAAATACTCAAACCTTCTCTGGAACACCAAGCGCTCAAGACGTTAGCACTCTCAACATTAAAGTCACCGCCACAGATAAAGCGACTGCTAGTGAAAGTGATATCTTTGCTTTAGTAGTCAAAGCCGCCTTGACAGGTTCATCAGGAGCAGACATCATCTACGGCACAGAGAATGATGACAATATCTTAGGTGGAGAAGGCAACGATTACCTCATTGGCAAAGGTGGTAACGACTATCTTGATGGTGGTACAGGTGATGACTACGCCTTCGGTGGTGCAGGTAACGACACTATCATCGGTGGTGAAGGCAATGATTTACTCTACGGTAACGAAGGTAACGACACTCTCAATGGTGGTGAAGGTAACGACAACCTCGATGGTGGCCCTGGTAATGACACCCTCATCGGTGGCAATGGCAACGACATCTACACTGTTGATAGTATAGGTGACACCATCACCGAAACTGCCGAAGGCGGAACTAGAGATAAAGTCAACTCTTCTATCACTTGGACGCTGGGAGAAAACCTGGAAAACCTCACCTTGATTGGTAATGCTGCTATCGATGGTACTGGTAATAGTCTCAATAACCAAATCTTCGGCAATAATGCCAGCAATACTTTAAATGGTGGTGATGGTGATGACTGGTTAGTTGGACAAGGTGGTAATGATACCCTTAATGGTGGTGCTGGTAATGATCGCCTTGATGGTGGTAGTGGTAATGATACCCTCAATGGTGGTGCTGGCAATGATATCTATGAGATAGATAGTGTTAGTGATGTGATTACAGAAGCTGCTAATGAGGGTACAGATACTGTTATCTCTAGTGTGGAATTCACTCTGGCTACTAATTTTGAGAATTTAACTTTGGTGGGAAGTGGCAATATTAATGGTACTGGGAATGATGTCAGTAATCGTTTAGTTGGTAATGCTGGGAATAATACTCTAACAGGCAATGGTGGTGGTGACTATCTCTCTGGTGAAGGGGGAAATGATTTGCTGATTGGTGGTGCGGGGAATGACACCCTTGTTGGTGGTGTGGGTATCGATACTTTTGATTTGACGGGAAGTAGGAGTGCTTTTGATACTATCTTGGATTTCCAGGCGGGTGAGACGGTGCTGTTGTTGGGTTCTGAGTTTGGCTTAAGTCAAGCTGGAACACTGGATGCCGGTTTGTTCCGTTTGGGGAGTGCGGCTGATAACTCTACTCAGCGTTTTATCTACAATCAAGCTACTGGTGCTTTGTCTTTTGACTCTGATGGTAGTGGTGCGACTGCACAGGTGCAGATTGCTTTGTTCTCTAATCGTGTGGTTTTGAGTAATACTAATTTTACTGTTGTCTCTGGTACACCTACTTAA
- a CDS encoding cysteine hydrolase family protein translates to MKRAVLVIDVQNEYFTGKLPVTYPSGNLDNILQVMNIAHERGIPVIVVRHTQPQADSPIFQKGSPEWELHPEIAKRPYALLIDKNLPGSFTGTELETWLRQREIDTVVIAGYMTQMCCDTTARQASHLGFAVEFLCDATGTLAFKNNAGVASDEELHRATLVAQDTFISKVISTSEWINHLNSQ, encoded by the coding sequence ATGAAACGCGCTGTACTAGTAATTGATGTCCAAAACGAATACTTTACTGGAAAACTACCAGTGACATATCCGTCAGGAAACTTAGATAATATTCTGCAAGTAATGAATATTGCTCATGAGCGTGGCATTCCCGTGATTGTAGTCAGACACACACAGCCACAAGCAGATTCTCCCATTTTTCAAAAAGGTAGCCCAGAATGGGAACTGCACCCAGAGATTGCCAAACGTCCATACGCTCTCTTAATTGACAAAAATTTACCAGGAAGTTTTACAGGTACTGAGTTAGAGACGTGGCTAAGACAAAGAGAAATTGATACTGTTGTTATTGCTGGATATATGACTCAAATGTGTTGTGATACAACAGCTAGGCAAGCTTCTCATCTGGGTTTTGCTGTCGAGTTTCTGTGTGATGCAACAGGAACCCTGGCTTTTAAAAATAATGCAGGTGTTGCTAGTGATGAAGAACTGCACAGAGCTACTTTAGTTGCTCAAGATACATTTATTAGTAAAGTCATCAGTACTTCTGAATGGATTAATCATCTTAATAGTCAATAG
- a CDS encoding response regulator yields the protein MKILVVEDDNCSAKILEQVLTKLNYKAEIAKDGETGLALAQQFDYDLLILDIMLPKLDGVSLCHQLRLQGHQMPILMLTSQSDMSVRVNSLEVGADDYIVKPFNLSELIARIRALLRRGKTISTKVLTWENLRLDTTTKEVVYAGKRLHLTPKEYGLLEIFLQNPRRVFSRSVLLDKIWSNDEFPGEEAVTTQIKGLRQKLKTNGMKADFIETVYGLGYRLKEETKSPSYEVTQKQQAEANVMSLVSKMGEEFLETIPQRLGLIEQAIAQISNLTPDSQIIQQAQMEAHRLAGSLGCYGFCESSKIAQNIEQLLEKCHTEPQNIALQLTALIKSLQQSLQKPPSVSSTVPVSGLGREQATGNR from the coding sequence GTGAAAATTCTCGTAGTTGAAGATGACAATTGCAGTGCTAAAATTCTGGAACAGGTGCTAACTAAGCTTAATTACAAAGCTGAGATAGCAAAAGATGGCGAAACTGGGCTGGCGTTAGCACAACAATTTGACTATGACTTGTTGATACTAGACATAATGCTGCCAAAACTGGATGGTGTGAGTCTTTGTCACCAGTTACGCCTACAAGGTCATCAAATGCCCATTCTCATGTTAACTAGTCAAAGTGATATGAGTGTGCGTGTCAATAGTTTAGAAGTAGGGGCAGATGACTATATTGTAAAACCCTTCAATTTATCTGAACTGATTGCGCGAATTCGGGCATTATTGCGACGAGGGAAAACAATCTCCACAAAAGTACTGACTTGGGAGAATTTGCGACTCGATACTACTACTAAAGAGGTGGTCTATGCTGGAAAGCGTCTGCATTTGACACCTAAAGAATATGGGTTATTGGAAATTTTTTTGCAAAATCCCCGCAGAGTATTTAGTAGAAGTGTTTTGTTGGATAAAATTTGGTCTAATGATGAGTTTCCTGGTGAAGAAGCGGTAACAACCCAAATTAAAGGTTTAAGGCAAAAATTAAAAACTAACGGGATGAAGGCGGATTTTATCGAAACAGTTTATGGGTTAGGCTATCGCTTAAAGGAAGAGACAAAATCTCCCAGTTATGAAGTGACACAAAAGCAGCAAGCTGAGGCTAACGTCATGTCCTTAGTGAGCAAGATGGGTGAAGAGTTTTTAGAGACAATACCACAAAGATTAGGATTAATTGAACAAGCGATCGCTCAAATATCCAACTTAACTCCCGATAGTCAGATAATCCAACAAGCACAAATGGAGGCGCACCGTTTAGCTGGTTCTTTAGGATGTTACGGTTTTTGTGAATCCTCGAAAATAGCACAAAATATCGAGCAGTTACTAGAAAAATGCCACACAGAACCACAAAATATAGCTTTGCAGTTGACAGCATTAATTAAATCATTACAACAAAGCTTGCAAAAACCTCCCTCTGTCTCTAGTACTGTACCAGTTTCAGGTTTAGGTAGGGAACAGGCGACAGGTAACAGGTGA
- a CDS encoding FAD-binding domain-containing protein, with product MLREFGNREELIAYLREQFPQAAARSQEISHIIGGRKAAQTALRKVNPVAYAKTRNFLTGDVTRLSPYIRYGVLSLREIRDYVLDQVSHPDEATKLINELGWRDYWQRLYIKLGNGIWQDQEEYKTGYTPSEYAPDLPADITAGNTGLVCIDNFSRELQDTGYLHNHLRMWLAAYIVHWRRIRWQAGAKWFLEHLLDGDPASNNMSWQWVASTFSHKPYFFNRENLERYTKSVYCQKCPLYGHCDFEGSYEELEKRLFPQGEFNKPANSQSWQRGKKGRK from the coding sequence ATGCTACGTGAATTTGGTAATCGAGAGGAATTAATCGCTTATTTGCGGGAACAGTTCCCGCAAGCAGCAGCCAGGAGTCAGGAAATCAGTCATATCATAGGTGGCAGAAAAGCTGCACAAACAGCTCTCAGAAAAGTTAACCCAGTAGCATACGCAAAAACACGTAACTTTTTAACTGGCGATGTCACTCGACTTTCACCCTACATCCGCTATGGAGTTTTGAGTCTGCGAGAAATTCGTGATTATGTACTTGATCAAGTTAGTCATCCAGATGAAGCGACAAAACTCATTAATGAGTTAGGTTGGCGGGATTACTGGCAAAGATTATATATCAAGCTCGGCAATGGTATCTGGCAAGACCAAGAAGAATATAAGACTGGTTACACTCCCAGCGAATACGCACCAGATTTGCCAGCAGATATCACAGCAGGAAATACAGGATTAGTTTGCATTGACAACTTTAGCCGCGAATTACAAGATACTGGCTACCTGCACAATCATCTGCGGATGTGGCTAGCTGCCTACATTGTCCATTGGCGACGCATTCGCTGGCAAGCAGGGGCTAAATGGTTTTTAGAACACCTTTTAGATGGTGATCCTGCCAGTAATAATATGTCATGGCAATGGGTAGCCAGTACTTTCAGTCATAAACCATATTTTTTCAACCGCGAAAACTTAGAACGATACACTAAAAGCGTGTATTGTCAAAAATGTCCCCTCTATGGTCATTGTGACTTTGAAGGTAGTTACGAAGAATTAGAAAAACGACTTTTTCCCCAAGGCGAATTTAACAAACCAGCTAATAGCCAAAGTTGGCAACGAGGTAAGAAAGGGAGAAAGTAA
- a CDS encoding ABC transporter ATP-binding protein: MTKKVKLSKSFPRAANAPNLPDTPFRFICYFVNQFRWWYLLMVILEALHATCGIMLPYAIGEIIRTVTRSPGNNKPILDAISQPLILFTALSIGEVVFGRSAGLLQTILHPVHRQHIVRSLYAYLQHHSHRYLSSSFAGALAHRIAETSLGVTQTMQMLITEFMSVIIVHMVATILLYRAYPPLAAFVGLWAVLFISVSFWLATRCRVYSRKAAAARSETTGIIVDAVTNLSSSRLFARLGFERRYLNEQLRQELKEVRKSNWYSERIRWFQFISAAILKIGTLYYSVSLWSQGLIATADFVVATSLSLLIISEARNLSRRFIEFFEHIGNVANGVLTIVQPHELIDREQAIAHSITQGKIEFRQVNFNYTDGKNVFENLSITIQSGERVGLVGFSGSGKSTFVNLILRLFDPQSGQILIDGVDIRDMTQDALHAQISLIPQDPSLFHRTLMENIRYGRIDATDEQVIAAARKAYAHDFITQIKEGYHSLVGERGVKLSGGQRQRIAIARVILKDAPILILDEATSSLDSITEKAIQDTLDLAMNGKTVIVVAHRLSTIAHLDRILVFDRGRIVEDGNHTQLLARGGAYYRLWKMQAGGFLPVEATNHDISKLPTG; encoded by the coding sequence ATGACGAAAAAGGTAAAACTGTCTAAATCTTTTCCACGTGCTGCGAATGCGCCAAATTTACCTGATACACCATTCAGGTTTATTTGCTATTTCGTTAACCAGTTTCGCTGGTGGTATCTATTAATGGTAATCTTGGAGGCATTGCACGCAACTTGTGGGATTATGTTGCCCTATGCCATTGGTGAGATCATCCGCACCGTCACGCGATCGCCAGGAAACAACAAACCCATTCTGGATGCTATCAGCCAACCCCTGATATTATTTACTGCCTTGAGTATAGGTGAAGTTGTCTTTGGGCGATCGGCGGGACTGTTGCAAACAATCCTCCATCCTGTCCACAGACAGCACATTGTTCGCTCCCTCTACGCTTACCTACAACATCATTCCCATCGTTATCTGAGCAGTAGTTTTGCCGGCGCTTTGGCACATCGCATCGCGGAAACTTCTTTGGGTGTAACTCAGACGATGCAAATGCTGATTACGGAATTTATGTCTGTGATCATTGTGCATATGGTTGCCACGATTTTACTGTATCGTGCCTATCCTCCCTTGGCTGCCTTTGTCGGCCTGTGGGCAGTTCTGTTCATCAGTGTTTCTTTCTGGTTAGCTACTCGCTGCCGAGTTTACTCCCGCAAAGCCGCAGCCGCCAGAAGTGAGACAACTGGCATAATTGTCGATGCAGTCACCAATCTCAGTAGTAGCCGACTATTTGCTCGTTTGGGTTTTGAACGACGTTATTTGAATGAGCAATTAAGACAAGAACTCAAAGAAGTAAGGAAATCCAACTGGTATTCAGAGCGAATTCGCTGGTTTCAGTTTATCTCTGCCGCCATTTTGAAAATCGGCACTCTGTATTACTCAGTTTCTCTCTGGAGTCAAGGATTAATTGCTACGGCTGACTTTGTGGTTGCTACTAGTTTGTCGCTATTAATTATCAGTGAAGCCCGCAACTTGAGCCGACGGTTTATAGAATTTTTTGAACATATCGGTAATGTGGCCAATGGTGTATTGACAATTGTTCAACCCCATGAGTTGATTGATCGGGAACAAGCGATCGCCCACTCAATCACCCAAGGGAAAATTGAGTTCCGGCAAGTCAATTTCAATTACACAGACGGTAAGAACGTATTTGAGAATCTCTCAATCACCATTCAATCAGGAGAGCGTGTGGGATTGGTGGGTTTCTCTGGTTCGGGCAAATCTACTTTTGTGAATCTGATTTTGCGTCTATTTGATCCCCAATCAGGACAAATTCTCATTGATGGAGTCGATATTCGAGATATGACTCAAGATGCTCTCCACGCTCAGATTAGTCTGATTCCTCAAGATCCATCTCTGTTTCATCGCACATTGATGGAAAATATTCGCTACGGACGCATAGATGCAACTGACGAGCAAGTAATTGCCGCAGCACGCAAGGCCTATGCTCACGATTTTATTACCCAGATCAAAGAAGGTTATCATTCTCTAGTGGGTGAGCGTGGTGTAAAATTATCTGGAGGGCAAAGACAACGGATTGCGATCGCCAGAGTTATCCTCAAAGATGCACCAATCCTGATCCTCGATGAAGCTACTTCCAGCCTCGATTCCATCACCGAAAAAGCGATTCAAGACACTTTAGATTTAGCAATGAATGGGAAAACTGTCATTGTCGTCGCTCACAGGCTATCTACCATTGCTCATCTAGACCGCATTTTAGTATTTGATCGAGGTCGGATTGTTGAAGATGGCAACCATACTCAACTCCTGGCACGCGGCGGTGCTTACTATAGGTTATGGAAAATGCAAGCAGGTGGATTCTTACCTGTAGAAGCCACTAATCACGACATATCTAAACTACCAACAGGATAG
- a CDS encoding MFS transporter, whose amino-acid sequence MPQKSAALRFVILLGFVSLCADATYEGARSITGAYLEVLGASGTVVGLVAGFGELIGYGLRLVIGYLSDQSRKYWGITTLGYILNTAVVPLLAFTGRWEAAAGLMMAERTGKAVRTPPRDALLSHGVSQIGRGFGFGLHEAMDQTGAVMGPLAVAAMVYFYGEYRNGFSILIVPAILGLIVLLVLQFLYPNPSDFEEETEEQKQQEGLPRIFWIYLGAVAIIAAGYADFPLIAFHFQKSAIASGQTIPLFYAFAMGIDAIAALIFGYLFDKLGISILIIAAFLSCLFAPLVFLGDANLALLGIAFWGIGMGAQESILKAAIAGMVPKHKRATAYGIFSTGYGVAWFLGSTLMGVLYDHSISTLIVFSSATQLLAIPFFTWVKLKADLSVVSSQ is encoded by the coding sequence ATGCCACAAAAATCAGCTGCATTGAGATTTGTAATTTTATTGGGATTTGTTAGCCTTTGTGCGGATGCTACCTATGAAGGAGCGCGTAGTATTACAGGAGCTTACTTAGAAGTTTTAGGTGCTAGCGGCACTGTAGTCGGATTAGTAGCTGGTTTTGGCGAGTTAATTGGCTACGGTTTGCGGCTAGTGATTGGTTATTTAAGTGACCAGTCACGTAAGTACTGGGGAATCACAACTTTAGGCTACATTTTAAACACAGCCGTCGTGCCACTCTTAGCTTTCACTGGCAGGTGGGAAGCAGCCGCAGGTTTAATGATGGCGGAACGTACTGGTAAAGCAGTGCGTACTCCCCCACGAGATGCACTGCTTTCCCACGGTGTTAGTCAAATTGGCAGAGGCTTTGGCTTTGGTTTACATGAGGCGATGGATCAAACTGGTGCTGTTATGGGGCCTTTGGCTGTAGCAGCAATGGTCTATTTTTATGGAGAGTATCGTAACGGGTTTTCAATTTTGATTGTACCTGCGATTTTGGGATTGATTGTGTTATTGGTTTTACAATTTCTTTATCCTAATCCCAGTGACTTTGAAGAAGAAACCGAGGAACAAAAACAGCAAGAAGGATTACCACGCATATTTTGGATTTATTTAGGTGCGGTAGCGATTATTGCAGCTGGATATGCGGATTTTCCCTTGATTGCTTTTCATTTTCAAAAATCAGCGATCGCTTCTGGACAAACCATACCTTTGTTTTATGCTTTTGCTATGGGTATTGATGCTATAGCTGCCCTTATATTTGGTTATCTGTTTGATAAATTGGGTATTTCTATCTTAATCATCGCCGCTTTTCTCTCATGTTTGTTTGCTCCACTGGTATTTCTGGGAGATGCTAATTTGGCACTTTTAGGTATAGCATTTTGGGGTATCGGTATGGGCGCACAAGAATCAATTTTAAAAGCAGCGATCGCTGGTATGGTTCCCAAGCACAAACGCGCCACAGCTTATGGTATCTTCAGTACTGGTTATGGTGTAGCTTGGTTTCTCGGCAGCACTCTCATGGGAGTTTTATACGATCATTCCATCTCTACCTTAATTGTTTTTTCTTCGGCAACTCAACTCTTAGCCATTCCCTTTTTCACTTGGGTAAAATTAAAAGCTGATTTGTCAGTAGTCAGTAGTCAGTAG